The sequence TTTGTTGCCATCCGGGACTGATCCATCGAATGTTAGAGGATGATGATGGTAACTTCGACGTAAGTACGGTTGAAGAAGAGCAAGATTTGGATCTGCTTGAGCAGTTAAACAAGCTCAAACTGACCGACAAATCGACTAGTGGTGATGCCAATGCGTCAATAGAGGGTGGTAACAAAAAGTTGAATATTAGTGACACACCACCTGAGGTTGCTGAAGCTATAACGAAAGCATCGTCCAAAGTTATGCTTCGGTCGAATCCAGTTTTCAATCTTGAACGAGCAAGTTCTAAAATTGCAAAAGTTCTAGAGGTGATAGAGGAAAAAATTCTACAGAGCGATGACAAGGCAGTGATCGTGTCCCAGTGGAGCAGTATGCTGGACATCGTAGCTCAGCATCTAAGCTGGAAGCGGGTGCGGTATGTGTCGCTAACCGGGAAAGTACAAGCTAAGTACCGCAATGACATCGTGGTGGACTTCAATAAACAAAGCAGCGGAGCAAAGGTAAGTTCTTCTTAGCGTAGTATTGCTAAGCTTTACAAAATACAAAGATTTGATATTAGATTCGGAAACGATTTCACATGTCGATTCTACTGACATATTTAATGCAATGGTTCGCATTATGCGAGTTCTGGACTTTGGCGCAGTTGCAAAATGTTTACCTGTGTTccatatttattcatttatttatttatttagatataatcaacagacacattatggtcctaatgataatttctagtaatttataaaaaatttccaagtaTCCTACTGCGTGATAGATTGAGGTCGAATCCTGATGAAACGCGATTCAATGATCTCTGCAAGTCAATGATAGCATTGTTTgcaccgtagttagttcgtcgTAGAGGAAGTCCGTTGtacatttttcaagtagttgACATGACAACGCTTGACAGTTTTCTTGTATAATTGATTGATCTGCACACATTGATTACGTAGTTGGTATCCTCCATGTTTTGAATACCGTTTTAGGGCGGCTCTTTTAGTCGTTTTCAGTTGTCTCTCTACGGTGGTCTGCAATGGTGGATGCAGGGACAGCCGTTTGGATCGTTTTGGTACAACAAAGTCAATCGCGTAGCTCATGACGTTAGAGAACGTTTGTACAGCAGCGTTGACATCATCATTGTCGAGAATTTCCTCCGAGTCAACATGTACTAGAAAGTCGGTCATTTTAGTGTAGTCagctttattaaaattatatctGATGATGTCGGTCGTGTTGTAGCCATCTGGTGGAAGATTAGAGTTGCGCACAATATGCAGTGGCGGGTGATGTCGAACAGATTTGGCCAAAGGGAACGGTGAGGCACTAATTATAGGTGCAACATCTCCTCTACTCGAGAGGCATAGATCCAGCATTCtgtcgttttcgtttgcaaCAGGATTCGATTGGCGAAGTAAGTTGACACTATAACCGTCGAGCAAGGTCGTAATGCCAACATGGAATGTTGAAAGCGTCGGATCAGCGAAAAAGAATCCACCGGAAGTTCCTTGCCATTTGATTCCGGGAAAATTGAAGTCTCCAACGATTAAATTTTCGTCGATAGGACGCGCGTGAGgtgcaaaaaaattaatgaaGTGACTCTAAGTGAGCATTGATTAGAGCAAGATCGCGACATCGATCAGGTGGAAGATAGACTACTTGACACTGATCCACAATTGCTCGACACGACTACCAGGCGTTGATTCGATCAACTGCGCTTCGAACCGTCTATGTACCGCAACGAGCACTACGCTTCCGATAGATTTGGGACTGTTAAGAGTACTGCGATCGGTTCGGAAAACTTCGTAACTGGCACCAAACCCGTGGACAGACAGCGTGTTTGTTCGGAGCCAAGTTTCGGTAAGAGCAATAATGTCAAAACAATCGTCTGAACTTGCTGAGAAATACTCGTCGACACATGAGTTCATACCACCGACGTTTTGgtagtaaatctgcagattggaTTTACTCGATCGGACTTGCGATGGAAGACTGGAAACTGGGATCGGATCAGTGCTAGAACCGTTCAATGCAGATGAGTACTTGCCGATTTCGcgcacaggaccgggacggctgaCGATCGCTGGCTGCAGTGGCTCGACTGTGGGGAACGCATCGGGGACTTCCATGATGCTAACTATGCTACGGGCTGACATCTACAAGCGCGAACAAGATCAGGAATTGGATGCAAAGAGAAAAAACAATACTGGCCGTGGACAAATGTTTGGAATAATCCTTCATCACACACACAGGACCAAGACGGCTGGAGAACGCTGGCTGCAATGGCTCGACTGTGGTTAGGGGTTCAGGAGCTTCCAAAATGCCTATAACAGTGCGTCCCGGTATGTTTCCATGCAATCTCATAACGTCATTGGTGTTGTCAAGAGGAAAAAAGGCGATCCAGGTGTACCTTGCTGTTCCATACTCAGGCATACTACGGTCATTCTTATCTGGAGTAGGCGAAGAAACATCGATAGGCGGACACCAGACATCCTGCTTTCGGTTGTCCTCAAACTCACGAAAAAGGACACCTTGAGGCCATGTGTCCGGATTAAGTGCAACATCACGATATTTAGCAGGAATTCCAACTTTGAAGGAAACAAAGTTCAGGGTGTTGACGTCGATTCCTTTTTTCACCAGCGGGATGACCGCAATTTCGTTGTTGCAATTCAGTCCATCATTCAGCGGAACCGTTGCAATATTGCAGTTTTCGACTGGTTTCCGCCCACCCATCAATGAACTGCTTGTCTCAAATGCCTCTTCGCGACGACGTTTAGCAGCCGGACGAGAAACTGGATTCGCTGGCACCGATGACGAAGTAGGAACGATGCGAGACAGGCGAGATATTTGCTGgcaattttttgttatttcggCTTTCAGCTCAGCACATATTGACTCATTTTTTTCAGCAATAGCTGAGACAGCACACCCAATGGAGGAAACTGTCTCGCGAAAACGAGCAAGTTTGATCAATTTACAACATTCGTCACAAATCCAGAGCAAATTGGGGTTCTCGTCAATTACTTTCAAAAACGGCTTGTTCAGTTTTGCGCACTTCATGTGGACTACATGATTGCAAAAACCCGAACACCCTATGAAATCATCATCTGATTTAACGGTTTTAGCACACCGATCACAAGCACTAACCATCGTGCACAAACTCTAAATGCTGACACTGAGGAATCTTCGGTAGCCGGCACTATCGCTCCAAACAAATCACAAACAGCGTCCAAATGGATCGAACAAACACTTCGAAGTCCTCCACCTCGACACGGCACGAAACACAATCCAGATCTCGTCGAAATCGTGAATAACGTAGTGGGCAAAACACTCAAAAAACTCCGAAATATTCAGAGAAACTACCAAAGCGAACAAACAACGACCCAGGCGTCGTACACGAAAGCTTTTAGATTGCTTTGCGAGTAAGATCAAATCTTACATTGCGTATcgctagaacaaaagagtgtagAAATACACACTTAGTTTTCTTTACCGACTTCAGCAATATTTTACCGACTTTTACACAGCTGAACGTACGGTAATCTGTTCAGTAATTTATTAATTGACGAACGTTCAGTAAAACTGAAGTTCGTTCGAATTGTCATTTTTAACTGTACTGATCAGCAAATGTTGATGAGGATTCAGTAAATATTGCTGTTTAATCAGCATTTGTTTTACGTTGAAAAGTTACCGAACCAGCGGTTAAACCAACTGATTGAATCAGTAATTTTTACAGTTCAGTGCAgcataaaattaattttgaatgattaaattatttcatttgaaatttcgaaaaaaaaattcttgaacaaCTGATTGCTCTACGTCcgtttaatttttgatttaaaaaacattaattttctTTCATCTCATAGCTTCGGCGAAAGTTTTCACCCATTGTAGTAAGAGTTCCAATACCATATAAAGTGTTCATAATGAATAGATAAAACAGTTTATCTGCAGGATTACTTTTACAGTTGAATACTTCAAAACACTGGCACAGCTATCCAAAGCAGTACAGAATATCTCCCTCTACTGGAACTTTAAGATCGCGCCAAATAATAGCCCCTCCTTCAGCTTTGTAAAGTAGTATCGGGATATAGGAATTAACCTCAGGAAACGGGTCATCAACCTGGAATAACACATATAAATTCACAGATATAACTGCGTAATTAATTAATACTAATATTATATTCGTTCTTTGTGATGGTATTAACAAgacggaatttaaaaaaaaaaacaaaaaatacagttATTTACCTTTAACCACTGAATTAAACCGTTTAACGGGTTTATTTTTTCTGGATCTGCATCCTTTGTTCTTTTCGCGCCACgagaattttcaatttaatccgTTTCGGTATGTTTAGTGTCTTCATTAATTGAATCTACTGACTCATTATCCGCTAGTTCCGCTTATTCAAATGCAGATTGAAATGACGGAGAATTCACGAGAAATTGCGGTTCTCGGGGATGCTTATCCAAAATATGTCTTTTTAAAGACCAGAACCGACTATAACGCATATTACATTTCGAAAATGTACAGTCGTAATGTACAGCGTCAGGACGTAAATCGCGATTCCGGATATGTGAAGAGACATGGTGTCCAAGGTCTTCTACATAACCGGAAACTGCCTTTCGATAGAAAAAACGAGTGATTGCATCAATTTATTGTAAAACTGAAATGTTAGAAGGTAAATCATATTACTTACTGAATAGTTCGAATAACGATACATAAAAGATTGGATTTTGTTAAATATATATTCCATTTTACTCACTTCGATCACAGTATACAAAAACCAATATGGCGTGCTATGTGCTTGCGTTTTACAAATTGATTCGGTACTCTTTACTGAACAATTCGCTAAAAGTCGATAAATTACTGATCGACCAGCacgatttctattaaatttacCGGATAATTTTAAAGTGAAGACAGTTCGGTAGATAATTGCCAAATTTTCAGTACATGTTTTTGAAGAACTGAATTTCGGTAACAAAATATGCTGAATACGTCAGCAGACTAATCggtaattttgataaaaataacgaattttccagtaaaaatattaccgaactgaaaatccgaaaataagTGTGTAGGTTAGAGTAAAAAGCATGGCAAATGCCTGATACTGAGGGGACGGGATGTATTGGGGTTGGATTTCCAGATTGAGATTGAAATTACAAGCATAACAAAACATGTACTCACACTCCATAGATTAATCGAAAGTTTGGGCTTCTTTTCTCGAGCCGGAAGGTTAACCTAAATTGATCGTGTTTGTCGAACAGGGATGTTCTCCTAATAGCAAACGCCGACGACAAAACACTCTTTTCAGTAAGTTCCGGAAGTGGAGTGGCAATATTGCAGGAAAAAAATTATGCATGCGCACGCGTATCAGTCAACAACAACGTAAAACGGTAAAGTATACGTTTCAATGTCCCGCCGTTGTCTGTCGCACATAATATCAACAGGTAccaacaaaatcagaaaatccagACAACAGTTGCTACCATCAACGCATCGTATTTATTCCGTGCAAACAAGTTCCATTTAGAATTGGTGTGAAGCCAAATCGGTTTTCTTGAGCTAGTAAACATTTTCTGGCGCAAATATGTCCAACCGTACGTTTAATCTACTGTGGACCAGTTCCCAGAAGGACCTGGAAAAACTTGCGGTCAACGATTTTGAGTACCAGGCCATCGAGGCGCAGCACGATCGTACCGAAGTCCAAGGCCAGGTTTTTGAGTTGTACCTCCGATATATTGTGATCTCCAATCGACTGGAAGAAATTTATGATCAAATGGTGCAACCACAGAAGCGTATTCTGATTCGTAAACTCTTGGATAATTGTCTTGGACGAGTGCTTGAATTAAAGCATGATTTAGTGATAAtcgatatgatggaatttagtTACAATGATGCGATTGTGGACAAGTTGGGACTGACTCCCTTGAGTATGGAGATCAATGTACCGAAGTATTTCCGGAGAGAAAAAGAAGCAATGCTTAACGAGAGAAGAAAGTTTGTGGATGATATACTGCGAAGAATTGGAGCATTGGATGAGGAAGTTATTGAAGAGGAATTGTCCGAGTTGGACTCAATCAAGATTATTCAGACACATGAACGAGCTCGACAGGGTCGATTGAGGGCTCAGTTCATGAAAGAGTTGAAGCTTTTGAAGGAAAAGGGTAAACCAGACAGCAGCCGAGACAAATCCACTACGGGGTTGAATGCGGCCATGAAAATTCAAAAGGTTTGGAGAGGTTATGCGACTAGAAGACAAACCAGACGTAGAAAGATGGAGGAAATGGTCCTGATCGGAATGATACCGCCCCAGGTCAATACAACGCGCACAACGAAGGACGAGCTGGAAGAAAGAAAACTGTCACGATATATTCAACAGAAAGAGTTTCAAGAGGAATATGAACAATCGCTGATTCgtgtgaaggacgaaatttactgCAAGCAGGGGGCTGCAATGAAAGAGGACATCGCAGATGAGATTCGTACGTGGTTTAAAGAGTATCAAAAGCGTACCGGGCGCTTGCCAGATTTCCCTTCGGAAGAAGCCGGTGGATCCCGCCATCTGTTGAGTCGGCAGGCCACAGAAAGTGAGATGAGCCGGTCATCCGTGATGTCCTCACGCGAGAGTAAATTAAAGTCCGCCAAAGATGCGAAAGTACAGCAAAAAAGACCTGGGGAGGTTTCGCTCGAGGAAGGATTGGATAGAGCATTTAAACCGATGCAATCCGCATTTCTTCCTGAGATAAAAACTGCCATTGATGAGTACACTGAAATCTGGAAAGGTAAAGACGAGTCGCATAACTTAAGACAGACCTATTACGATGACATGATCTTCGAGGAAAAATATACGGATGTCGAGACCGAACTGCGACGAATTGTGGATGACATAATGAGACAGGAGCTGGATCTCCTGCAGATTGCACTGGATAGAGATAGAGCCCAGAAGGGAAAGAAAACTAAGAAGGGCAGTAAGAAGGCACGTCGAAGTGGCAAGAAGGGTAAGAAGAAACGAGAGAAAGATTTGACCCCAGATCGCACCACGGAGTCTCTGTTTGAGGAGTTGCTTACGAACGGTATAATTAAAAAGTTTCCTGACACACCCATTAACTCCTTCGTGGGGGATTTAAGTTACGCTGCTAGAAGCGCATTGAATCCTTCACCAGGAGATGTTCGTCATCTCATCAAACAATACTGCATCCTTCCACTGGGTTCTGAGACTATCCGCAATTTCGGGCCGTGTATTAAGTCGCTGTTGATAGCCGGTCCGAAGGGTTCGGGAAAAACATCTCTAGTTCATGCAATCTGTACGGAGACAGGTTCGGTTTTGTTCGATATCAGTCCAGCTAATGTTGCTGGGAAATATCCTGGAAAGTCGGGACTACTTATGTTGATGCATCTGATATCGAAGGTTTCAAGACTCCTGCAGCCATCAGTGATTTATTTCGGGGACGCCGAAAAACCTTTTGTAAAGAAGGTACCCAAAACGGACCGTACTGACCCCAAACGGTTGAAGAAAGATCTACCCAAACTGGTAAAAAACATCAATCCAGAAGACCGTATCATGCTGATTGGAACGTCTAATTGTCCATGGGAAGGTGACATGAAGTTGATGGTCCAAACATATCAGCGCTTCATTTATATACCACGACCGGACTACGGAGCTCTTTCGTTTGCCTGGAAGGAAATGTTGAGCCATTACAGCGGCGTTCCCCGTCAGTTCGATACTGGTGCGATGGCCAAAATTTCCGATGGTTACACAGTCGGCTCCGTTGCGAAGTGCATCCGGGAGGTAATCACGTGTAAACGGATGTTACAGCTTAGAACTAAGCCCCTGACTCACTTGGAGCTAATCAATGCGTTGAGGTTTGTAGTTTGTTTTCCATAATAGTAGTAAAATGTGTACCGCATATTTTACCATCGTACCGTAAACTGATAATGTTCTGATTCACCTTCGT comes from Malaya genurostris strain Urasoe2022 chromosome 3, Malgen_1.1, whole genome shotgun sequence and encodes:
- the LOC131435130 gene encoding dynein regulatory complex protein 11, producing MSNRTFNLLWTSSQKDLEKLAVNDFEYQAIEAQHDRTEVQGQVFELYLRYIVISNRLEEIYDQMVQPQKRILIRKLLDNCLGRVLELKHDLVIIDMMEFSYNDAIVDKLGLTPLSMEINVPKYFRREKEAMLNERRKFVDDILRRIGALDEEVIEEELSELDSIKIIQTHERARQGRLRAQFMKELKLLKEKGKPDSSRDKSTTGLNAAMKIQKVWRGYATRRQTRRRKMEEMVLIGMIPPQVNTTRTTKDELEERKLSRYIQQKEFQEEYEQSLIRVKDEIYCKQGAAMKEDIADEIRTWFKEYQKRTGRLPDFPSEEAGGSRHLLSRQATESEMSRSSVMSSRESKLKSAKDAKVQQKRPGEVSLEEGLDRAFKPMQSAFLPEIKTAIDEYTEIWKGKDESHNLRQTYYDDMIFEEKYTDVETELRRIVDDIMRQELDLLQIALDRDRAQKGKKTKKGSKKARRSGKKGKKKREKDLTPDRTTESLFEELLTNGIIKKFPDTPINSFVGDLSYAARSALNPSPGDVRHLIKQYCILPLGSETIRNFGPCIKSLLIAGPKGSGKTSLVHAICTETGSVLFDISPANVAGKYPGKSGLLMLMHLISKVSRLLQPSVIYFGDAEKPFVKKVPKTDRTDPKRLKKDLPKLVKNINPEDRIMLIGTSNCPWEGDMKLMVQTYQRFIYIPRPDYGALSFAWKEMLSHYSGVPRQFDTGAMAKISDGYTVGSVAKCIREVITCKRMLQLRTKPLTHLELINALSALEPVYKEEEEAFMYWWCKTPLGRRRSKQMEMEHEARMEIENVNKQKKK